The proteins below come from a single Opitutales bacterium genomic window:
- a CDS encoding sigma-54-dependent Fis family transcriptional regulator, protein MAIEKLIVLDDDLTVRKSLAEKLRTKRYSVAEAESIAHTLDLLSRDQFDLVFVDSRLPDGEGQELLEQYSTRPDAPMFIMITGFGTIESAVECMKLGAFDYIIKPFGFEQIEVALSKAKKHNQLLKVNQYFSNESQSQSEMIGASTVMRRLKKMIQKVAATEATVLVMGENGTGKEMVARELYRLSPRASQPFIRVNCAAISENLIESEFFGHEKGAFTGATQRREGRFELANNGTILLDEIGEISPAVQVKLLRVLQEREFERVGGNTTISVDVRVIASTNRNLMEAVERGEFREDLYYRLNVFPIDVPALRQRKDDIPGLATKFLQNFSKKHRLDIPGFTQDALDLLLAHDWPGNVRELQNTIERSVILADDGEAVPGQYLGIMPKKAKVSELVPVAAGSYSFGGDADSASIVEEAAPMSPPSFASSQSMEEVEKQHILIVLKEVQGNRTRAAEVLDMNIRTLRNKLTKYAEAGEDVSGLSSE, encoded by the coding sequence ATGGCGATTGAGAAACTCATCGTTCTCGACGACGATCTGACGGTAAGAAAATCACTAGCGGAGAAGCTGCGTACGAAGCGCTACTCTGTGGCAGAGGCGGAATCGATTGCGCATACGTTGGACTTGTTGTCTCGTGACCAATTCGATCTGGTGTTTGTCGATTCGCGTCTGCCGGATGGCGAGGGTCAGGAACTTTTGGAACAATATAGCACGCGCCCGGATGCGCCTATGTTCATCATGATTACTGGCTTCGGCACGATCGAGTCTGCTGTGGAGTGTATGAAGCTCGGTGCGTTTGATTATATCATCAAGCCCTTCGGTTTTGAGCAGATCGAGGTCGCACTCAGTAAAGCCAAGAAGCACAATCAGCTCCTCAAGGTAAATCAGTATTTCAGTAACGAGAGTCAGTCCCAATCTGAGATGATCGGAGCTAGCACGGTGATGCGTCGGCTCAAAAAGATGATCCAAAAAGTCGCAGCGACTGAGGCTACAGTGCTTGTCATGGGCGAGAATGGAACCGGGAAGGAAATGGTAGCGCGCGAACTCTACCGGCTGAGTCCACGAGCGAGCCAGCCGTTCATTCGAGTCAATTGTGCGGCGATATCAGAAAACCTCATCGAGAGTGAATTTTTTGGGCATGAAAAAGGTGCCTTTACAGGAGCGACCCAGCGAAGGGAAGGGCGTTTTGAACTCGCAAATAACGGCACGATACTACTCGACGAAATCGGTGAGATTTCCCCTGCCGTTCAGGTGAAGCTATTACGCGTATTACAAGAGCGTGAGTTCGAACGCGTGGGCGGCAATACGACGATTTCCGTAGATGTGCGCGTGATAGCGTCGACCAATCGTAACCTCATGGAGGCCGTAGAGCGTGGGGAGTTTCGCGAAGATCTTTACTACCGTTTAAACGTATTCCCCATCGATGTCCCTGCTCTCCGCCAGCGCAAAGACGATATTCCGGGGCTGGCGACAAAGTTTCTTCAGAACTTTTCTAAAAAACATCGTTTAGACATACCTGGCTTCACTCAGGACGCGCTCGATCTATTGCTTGCTCATGATTGGCCAGGAAATGTGCGAGAATTGCAAAACACCATCGAGCGTTCGGTCATTCTTGCCGATGACGGTGAGGCTGTTCCAGGGCAGTATTTGGGAATCATGCCGAAGAAGGCGAAAGTGTCTGAGTTAGTACCAGTCGCGGCGGGATCTTATAGTTTTGGTGGGGACGCTGACTCAGCGTCAATAGTCGAAGAGGCCGCACCCATGAGCCCACCCTCCTTTGCATCAAGCCAAAGTATGGAAGAGGTCGAAAAACAGCATATTCTGATTGTATTGAAAGAGGTGCAGGGTAACCGAACCCGCGCGGCTGAGGTGCTGGATATGAACATCCGCACGTTGAGGAATAAACTGACGAAATACGCTGAGGCTGGTGAGGACGTATCGGGCCTCAGCTCCGAATGA
- a CDS encoding tyrosine-type recombinase/integrase produces MLGKDGDLIEAIRFYLHSRTDTLTPITIKEAFEDFLCDKQAANLRPLTLQNLRSRVGALVKRMPDRHLSTISAQDITRILFKPGLKPTSIDNQRRALSSFFSWAEKRGYCKVSPMRAVEKIRTEREEPAILIAAQITQFLQAAQSLKAGLLLPYVTLSLFAGIRPSEMKGLSWDAINLNESLITISSKTAKMRQRRLIQISDNLVEWLRPYARIHAPIVPRNFRRDFDTLKAMAGFAYTESRVNMSEADSFLKTATRNANREAPDWIPDIIRHTAISYHLATHEHEGQTASWAGNSPDIVQRHYKGLVSQKQVKWYWGLRPSALSAAVA; encoded by the coding sequence ATGCTGGGCAAAGATGGGGATCTCATTGAAGCCATCCGTTTTTACCTGCACAGCCGGACCGATACACTTACGCCCATCACTATAAAAGAAGCGTTTGAGGATTTTCTGTGCGACAAACAGGCTGCAAATTTACGTCCTTTGACTCTGCAAAATTTACGCTCTCGGGTTGGCGCACTCGTCAAGCGTATGCCGGATCGTCATTTATCGACGATCAGCGCTCAGGATATTACACGCATTCTGTTTAAGCCAGGCCTCAAACCCACGAGCATTGATAATCAAAGGCGGGCCTTATCCTCTTTCTTTTCATGGGCTGAAAAACGGGGTTACTGCAAAGTCTCGCCTATGCGAGCTGTTGAGAAAATTCGCACCGAACGCGAAGAGCCCGCCATTCTAATAGCTGCACAGATTACACAGTTCCTGCAAGCGGCACAAAGCCTTAAAGCAGGCCTTCTTTTGCCCTATGTCACTCTATCGCTCTTCGCGGGCATTCGCCCCAGTGAGATGAAGGGCCTCAGCTGGGATGCGATCAACCTCAACGAAAGCCTGATTACGATTTCCAGTAAGACCGCCAAAATGCGCCAGCGCCGCCTCATTCAGATCAGCGATAATCTTGTCGAGTGGCTGCGCCCTTACGCCCGCATTCATGCACCTATTGTACCGAGAAATTTCAGACGTGATTTTGATACGCTCAAAGCCATGGCGGGGTTCGCCTACACAGAATCGCGCGTGAATATGAGCGAAGCGGACAGCTTTTTAAAAACAGCAACACGTAATGCAAACCGAGAGGCACCAGACTGGATTCCTGACATTATACGCCACACCGCGATTAGCTATCATCTGGCGACCCATGAGCATGAAGGACAAACGGCAAGCTGGGCTGGAAATTCACCCGATATCGTACAGCGCCATTATAAAGGCTTAGTCAGTCAAAAGCAGGTCAAATGGTATTGGGGGCTTAGACCGAGCGCTTTGAGCGCAGCCGTGGCTTGA
- a CDS encoding relaxase/mobilization nuclease domain-containing protein produces the protein MRVAWTETRNLMADTVDKAWRFMAYTAKSHERLKQAAGVKATGRKLEKPVFTYSLSWHPEQSPTKREMLKAADDSLKALGLEEHQVIISCHRDEPQPHVHLIVNRTHPLTGVAAKLSRSKCKLLDFARVFERKEGTDYCPAREENHQKRKAGKRTKHGDPVIVNAWAKSNNGKEFVAALEAEVTHWQTAIGVLSSLIATEKRSTPFVSLKA, from the coding sequence ATGCGTGTTGCATGGACTGAAACGCGCAACCTCATGGCAGATACAGTCGATAAGGCTTGGCGCTTCATGGCGTATACCGCCAAAAGCCATGAGCGCCTAAAGCAGGCGGCGGGCGTTAAAGCGACGGGACGCAAATTAGAAAAACCCGTCTTCACTTATTCTTTAAGTTGGCATCCTGAGCAGTCGCCGACGAAGCGCGAGATGCTGAAGGCGGCTGATGATTCCTTAAAGGCTTTGGGGCTGGAGGAACATCAGGTCATAATTTCTTGCCACCGCGACGAACCGCAGCCGCATGTGCATTTGATCGTCAACCGCACACACCCGCTCACCGGAGTTGCTGCGAAGCTCAGTCGTTCGAAGTGTAAGCTTTTGGATTTCGCGCGGGTGTTTGAGCGCAAAGAAGGTACGGATTACTGTCCCGCGCGTGAGGAAAATCACCAAAAGCGAAAGGCTGGGAAACGAACCAAACACGGCGATCCAGTGATCGTGAATGCATGGGCGAAGAGTAATAACGGGAAAGAGTTTGTGGCTGCGCTCGAAGCAGAGGTTACGCACTGGCAAACGGCAATCGGCGTCTTGTCGTCGTTGATCGCTACGGAAAAGCGATCAACCCCATTCGTCAGCTTGAAGGCGTAA